Genomic segment of Dromiciops gliroides isolate mDroGli1 chromosome 3, mDroGli1.pri, whole genome shotgun sequence:
AATATCAAGGGAATCCATGAAAAAAGATATAGCCCTTGGGGGGGAAAAACTCCCCAGTTAGGACCTGTTTTCTTTTTGCCATGATTGTCCCAATTCTGACCATCCAAATCTGAACCTTTGAATCCAAGATGGCTTAGAAAGTCACATTGTCTAGTTCCTtcgcgccccccccccattctaatGTTGGGAGAGGTAGCTGAGGCATGCCAAGCAAAGGATGACAATGAAGGAAACTATGGGTGTAATTCTTGTAAATGGATGAAGTAATGGTGCAGAAAGTGGTCATAGGTGGTGGTTGCAAGAAACATGCCTGGATAAAGAGCTCTTCTGCATCTCTGCCAGTGACTGCCTGGGAGATTCTGTTTGCTCTGGGAGGCTGGAAGGACTGACTGCCTGTCACCTGCTCATTTCTCTAGCAATGGCAGGCTACTAACCTGCCTTCTAAATAAGGACAAGGACAAGGCTTTATCATCATTAAACTGCttactggaaataataaaaatattgttatCAGTTGGGAAAGCATTTTTATATCCTGATTAGTAGCCGTTAGGGGAGAATTATCACCATTCTTCTAATAAACTGAGAAAATAGTGTATGAAAACGGTTTTTAGTTGGCAAAAAACCCCAATAGTATTCCTGCTATTTATATGTCACTTTAAGTTTTTCCAAAGTCtttaatatattatctcattctatcctcacaatgaccccaTGAAGTAAATACTACAGGGctttatgatgcccattttacacatgaggaaactaaagttgagggagattacatgacttgtccaaagtcacacagctggtaagtgtaggAGGTAGAATTCTTGCCCAAGTCTTTTCTTACTTCTACTGCAATACTCTAGCCTCAATACCAGGGAAGAGCCTAAAGAATCAATTTGCTAATAGTAATGCCAGGCTTACCTAATATTATTAGCATAAACATCCTGGTtagctatttgttgttgtttagtagtgtCCAATTGTTCATAACCCCAAGGACCATAGCGtaccaatgctgtccatggggttctactggcaaagctactggagtggtttgccatttccttctcctgtggattaaggcaaatagggttaagtgacttgaccaaggtcacacaactactaaatacctgaggacaaatttgaattcaggccttcctgactctaggtccagtgctctatctactggacaATCTAGCTACCTAGTTAACTATAACAGATATTAAATTCCCAAATAACACCACCCAGATTTCTTCCAGTAGTTCCAAAGGAACTTTTGTTGACAATGAGCTCTGTGGAGAACGAGTAAAATCTGGTATGTAGTCAGAAAAACATAGAAACTGGGAAAATTTGTCTTAAGTAGATCCTTTGacctaaatgaataaaaaggaagaagaaaaaagagcttagactATGTTTGAtgaagactttctttctttctttcttcctttctttcttcccttcctcttttcatcTTCCCAGGGGGTATATAGGCTGTATAGTAAAATATATGAACTCAGCATTCTTGACTCCTGAGCCCAGGCTCACCATGATTAAGTGGTTGGCCATTTGTAAGGCTGTGAGCCAAACACTGCCCTTTCTTTCCACACATGCTACACCACCCCAATTCAGTCTAAAGCAGAGGTCCTAAATGCAGCATTGTGCATGAGAATTTCAGTAACAAAAGACTCTTGTGACACCCAAACAAATTTGTCTGGGCATCAATAAGCCTCATTAAAGAGGTAATTGCAGCAGTGGAATTGTTTATCTAATTAATGTTCCAGAACTAACAGAGGCAGCCCCAAAGATACTCAGCATTGCACTAAGCCCATGGAAGGAGGTTTGCCCTCTCTAGGAACCACTCCATAAATCTCAAGAGCTGACCTcgaatttttaattcatttgatttcttttttaatgtatcttTTGACTTCTGGGGATTTCCTGAATTTCATCATGGTTGTCTAAAAGGCCAAACTCTGGGACCCACAAACCTTTTCATCCTAAATTTAGACCCTCACTTGTGCCAGACAAAGAGGACATCTGGCTTTGTCGGCTCCTTTGTCATCTGATCCTCTGATTCTTTTCAGGATCTTTCTTTGGGCTAACAACTTGAACTGAAGAATGAAAAGTCTGGTGGTGGATCCCTCAAATCAATTCAACGCTTCCCTGGATGCTTTTGAGCAATGTGGCAAAGAAACACCCttggaaaatgttctttttgcCTCCTTCTATCTTCTGGATTTCATCCTGGCCTTTGTTGGCAATACTCTTGCCCTCTGGCTCTTTATCCGGGACCAAAAATCGGGCACTCCAGCCAACGTTTTTCTGATGCATCTTGCTGTGGCCGATTTGTCCTTTGTGCTGGTGCTTCCCACCCGACTTGTTTATCATTTTTCTGGAAACCACTGGCCATTTGGGGAAATCCCATGCCGTCTTACCGGGTTCCTCTTCTACCTCAACATGTACGCCAGCATCTACTTCCTCACATGCATCAGCGTTGACCGCTTCCTCGCCATCGTGCACCCCATCAAGTCCATCAAACTGCGCAGGCCTCTCTACGCCCACCTAACCTGCGCCTTCCTCTGGGCGGTGGTGGCCGTGGCCATGGCCCCGCTGCTGGTCAGTGCGCAGACAGTGGAGGTGAACAACACGACCGTCTGCCTGCAGCTCTACCGGGAGAAAGCCTCCAGGAACGCTCTCGTGTCCTTGGCTGTGGCCTTTACCTTCCCCTTCATCACCACCGTCACCTGCTACTTGCTGATCATTCGGAGTTTACGCAGCGGCCACCGGGTAGAGAAACACCTCAAGGACAAAGCCATCAAGATGATCATCATGGTGCTCATGATCTTCCTGGTGTGCTTCGTGCCCTACCATGTCAACCGATACATCTACGTACTCCGGTACGACGGCACCCGGGCCTCCTGTGAGGCCCAGAGGCTCCTGGCCCTCAGTAACCGCATCACATCCTGCCTCACCAGCCTCAATGGTGCCCTGGACCCCGTCATGTATTTTTTTGTGGCTGAGAAGTTTCGGGATGCTTTATGTAATTTGCTCTGTGGCAAAAGGGCAATGACCCTGCCCCCGAGTTTCGAgggaaagacaaatgagagtTCCCTAAGCGCTAAGTCTGAACTGTGAAAGAGATACCCAGACAGAAGCTGTGGCCTCTCTGTGCTGGGTACGTGTATCTCAGCAGCAGACCTGCTGCCTGTGCCTTCCGTTGGACAGCACATCTCCCACCATCAAAGTAGAAGAATCCAGCTTCTTCCACATAGACTCGGGCAACCAGCCACTTACTGAGCAAACAGACTCAAATATGGGTGGACCACTAATAACCCACGGAGACACCTGAACCGATGCTTCACCTGTTGCTCAGTTTCTAACAAGTTCTTACATTTCTGAAAAGCAAGGACTAACATGTGATCAAACCAAGACTCCTCCCTGCTCAGCAGAAAGATTTTCAGCTATGCTCACTTACTGTTACTAGATACCCTAATGATCTCAGCCTAGATAGAGGGGGGAGGGACATGAAAATTAGAGAACAATGAAAGTCTTTCTCTTAGCTCAATGCTGACCACTAAGCTACTGACCTCCTATTATGGTAAGGCAAGAGTGGGGGAGGCTACTCCCCAAAGAGTCCAAGAAAATGATCTGAAAATTGCTTGAGTGAAAGAGAGAATTTCTTTAAACGTCTCCTTTGATGTTTGGGGGAatgaggatgggggaggagagggcagtggggagagagggaagaaacacTATAGTGTTCACATTGTCAGGTCCTTGGCTATAGACATCACCAGCTTAGTTCAGTTAACAGTGATGTGGACTCTATTTGGCTGATTACAACTGGACTGGAGAGACAAAGTCAAGCTGGTCTCCAAATAACATCTTACATGTGCAGCCTAAACCAACAGGAGTCAACTTTGAACTTTGCTCCAGAGATTTCctaatctaaattttttttaaagctcctaaaaattcttctttttaaaacttgttCTGTGaacctggctaagtcacttaaccctcattgccccacaaaaacaaaaacaaaaacaaacatacaaaaaaaaccccttgtTCTGACAATCTCTTTACACTTTCTCAACATGTGTCCTGTACCTCATGTCCGAGGGCCTGCAGCTGGCCTGACCATCTTGCTGGAGACATGAGCAGGGGAGCAAAACCATGGCATGGATCATCTTAAATAAGATGCATACTCACTTCCGTTTGACTTCAAGGACATGAAATCCATGGGTTCTATCAACAAAACCAAGCAACCCTCTTCATCATGCCACCTTCCAGCCCTCGGTGATCCCCAAATGAACCCAAGGGGGTCTGTGCACCCTCCACAGTCTGTCCTACCTGTCAAGTTCACCACTATCCCCCCTTGCCTTCCGTCTGTACAGTGATCTTCGTTTCTCTCCACCTGTATATGCTGATTATAAATCTGCCTAGTTTTTAAAGTGTGAAGCTGTTTCATGCTCTTGCAATacaatttctctcttccctttactAGCTACCAGGAAATCTCCTTTGCCCTTCTATGCCTTCAACCAGTGGCCTTCtcatctcagttttcttcttaATAGTTCGAGCCACCACGGTTTCCCAATCCAAAGTGTGGCATTTTCCTAAGGCCAAGCCACTGCTCTCATCTGCTTTTCCTTCCCATCACACTAATAATACTCGACTCCACTCCATGTACTCTTTgaaccagtgacactggcctcctgggtattccacaaacaagacccaCCATCTTtaatccaggcattttctctggctgctcccatgcctggaatgctttttctCCTCTGCGCCAACTACttactgacttccctggtttccttttaagtcccaactaaaatcccatcttttttcaggaagcctttctctaGCCCTCTCAAACCTATGCCTtcactctgttgattatttcctatttatcctgtacatagcttgctttgtatatatttgtttgcatgttgtctccctcattagactgtgagctccttgagggcagggactgtcttttgcctctttttgtatccccagtgcttagcccagtgcctgacacacagaagccatttaataaatgtttactgattgactagAATTCGTACAGCTCTTTCTAATTTTCAGGCAGCTAGATAGAATGcacagcacagtagatagagtgtctcAGATACCTACTGgctatgtcaccctggacaagtaaattaactttctcagccttagtttcttcttctgtaaaatgagggtgataacagcacctactttacaggtggttgtgaaaatcaaatgccataatgtatggaaagcactttgcagacttaaagtgctatgtaaatgtgagctatttaaACAACTTTGACACCAATTCTCTTGTACAATCATGGCAACATCCCCGGGAGATAGTTGGGTTAGGcagatattattcccatttgaagaaggagaaacagaggcccaaagaGGTAGAGATTTTACTGGAGATTACCCAGCTCAAgaggagcagagctgggattaaaaTCCAGGTCTCCCTAAACCCtagttcagcattctttccactgtgccctgGTGCCTTACATGTCAGCAGCATCTTACTCTAGCTCATATCCCCTCTCCAAATCCTGCTTTGTCACCCCCTAGCTTCCTTCCCAATCCCCACCCTTCTCCCGTTGCCCCAAGAAGCCTCGCCTCCTCCTCACCTTCCGGCATTCTTCACAAAGCCCAGATCAGCAAGAACCACATCACACAATTCACAACGGAAGCATTCTGGGTGCCAATTGTTGTTCATTGCTTTGATGACACGGCCAATAATGAATTCGCCTAGAAAATAAACAGTCAGATTTGAGTAGGGAAAGAGATGCATTCATTCCCTGCCTGCTAGGGAAGAAACAACTTCActcttgctatatttttttttattgttttgcccAGTTTGTTCCAAGTTACAATACCAGAAGATGAAAAATAAGCTCCAGAAGATGAAAAATAACCTCCAATAGGGAAAATAAATCTACTTTCTAAAGCAAGTGCCAAGAAAATAACTGTGTTCAGGGTATGGGTATGCCATCTCTAGGTTATGTTTTCATCTCTCAGAGCTGACCCTCTGAAGTTTGAAGTTTATTGTGAAGTTTGACTCTGGGGCTCTGCTACCTCCTCAGTCAGGATCATTATAGCCCCACCCTTCCCCTCTTGGCTTCTTTCTGAACTGCAGATGACTACCTTACATTTCCTCAGAGATTTGTTCTCAGTTGATAATGAATTTAAGTAAATTTAAGTAAAGGGTTTCTATTGCTACTGGAGGTGGCTAggcagttcagtggatagagcactgggcctggagtcaagaagacatgagttcaaattcagcctcaaatatttactagctgtgtgaccctgggcaagtcacttaacttctgtttgctttaatccactggagaaggaaatggttaagCACtttggtgtctttgccaagaaaacctggtGGACGGTATGGGCaggctatggtccacagggtcacaaagagtcagtcataaCTGAACAATCAAATGTTGCTAGCAGACtcagaaaaagaaggaggagtgTCTACTTTTTTTAAAGGGGTAAATGAGTAATTTTACCATGGCTGAATGTCGGATACTATAACAAACAGTAGAGGGTGATTCTTCAAGTGCCCTTGCCCTACATCCCTCAAATGACACCTGCTCAAATGCTAGCCCTCATTCTCCTCTAAAAGCAGCCCCTTACCCTCCCTATCCCACCCTCTTCCTActtcataataaaataaagccTTCAGAGTAAAGAAATGGAAGATCTGGCTCCAGGCTGGCCTTACCACATGTCCCACAGCAGGGAGCAAACAGCATTTGGAAGTCATGTTCACAATATTTCCGACCTTCGTACTATAAGCAAAACACAGAGAGAAGGCGTGAGAGGAATGGCAGGCTGCCGAGGCTACTTTATTTCCTGACTGATCTATTACAGATTATTCTTCCACAGCACTTTTCctaaagaccccagcttctgcaCACAAGCCTTAAACAGGCGGCATTAGAGATCACTCAATTAAAAGGAAGAAACGGAAGTGGGAGGAACAGGAAGATAAGAGAAAGGAACAGGGAAGCACTAGTGATGGTGATTTCATCTCTTTAACAAATAGAAGGCAATCCTTGGCAAATAACAGAGTCAATGTTCTAGGTAACAAACAAATAatgttcattaagcacctactgtgttttGAGCATTTAACACTATGCTAGGCcctgggagagacagagacttaGGAGACCTAGTCCCTGTCATCAAACAGTTTATGGTCTAATAGGGGAATAAAAtgtaaagacagaaaaaaaatatgtaataatacataaatacattagagaggggggcggctaggtggcacagtggataaagcactggccctggattcaggaggacctgagttcaaatccagcctcagacactcgacacttactagctgtgtgaccctgggcaagtcacttaacccccattgccccaccaaaaaaaaaaatacattagagAGGTAGCAATCAAGGTGCTAGGTGAGGTCTAGGAAGGAAGGTatcaggagaaagagagagaaagaaaagctttATGGAACAGGTAGCATTTGAGTTGTGATTTAaggcacaggtaggaattgaagGGGGagataggtggtgcagaggatagcaGGCTGGGCCTGTGGTCAGGAAGATCTTCCTAaactcaaattcatcctcagacacttactagctgtgagaccctggggaagtcacttcaccctgtttgcctcgtttcctcatctgtaaaatgagctggagaaggaaatggcaaacccctccagtatctctgcctagaaaaccccaaatggggtcacaaagagtcagacgcgactgaaacgactgaacaaaagGGATCGAAGTGATAAAGATGGCGTTGGGGTGAGTACACCACAGTAATGGTGGTAAGCAGAAGGAAAGTACAGGATatggggttacagagagttgTCCAGTTTGGGGCATAACGTGCAGGGAGGACAATAGATGAGTCTGGAGAGGAAGAGTGGAAGCAGATGGGGGAAGGCTCTGAATGCTGGGCTCTGTGGCACTGCTAACTGGGTAAAAAGCATCATTAGAATtgagttttagagctggaagagaccttagcatCCCACTTTGGCTACACCTCctcacatttaaaaatgtttcttttttttgtttcagtttcttacatcttgaaaaatattatttgtaaaattaatatAAAGAATGTGATTGACTCGGCTAAGTGCCCTCCACACAGTACTCTTCTGTCTTATCCCCCTCAGCTGCTTGGCTTTTCTCTAATGGCAGAAACAAAAAACCACTGACAGCCCGAGGAAGAAGTCTCAGATGCTCTCGCAGTGAGCACTTCAAGGCAGAGTTGCCCAGAGAAGAAGAGCAGACCCAGCAACCAGCGAGGAAAAGGGGTGAGAGACTAAGGAGAAACCAGCACGGGGCAGCTGAAAGGGTTAGAACAGCAGCAGTCCATGTCCCAGAGGGAGGGTGCAGGGTAAAGCCCCAGCCACAGGCCAAGGCAGCAGAGCAAACATCCTCACCTCATAGAAGAGCCCGTCTGGGAACTGCCGGAAGCACTGGGCACAGACGAAACAATTTTCATGATACAGCTCCCCGTTGCTATTCACAATCCTTTCAGATGGATCAAAACGGGCCTGACAGCGCTGGCATGTGGCATTTGCCAGGGCATCGGACATGTTActgaataaatgggaaaaaacattGAGAGTCAGGTTCTGGATGGCATCCAAAGATGATAACGTGCTAGGGGGTAAGGGGAGCAAAGTTTAGAGCAACAACTTTCTCAGGCTTTCTGGCAAGAACATTTTTCTGTAATCCAGGATTGGGCCTGAAGCCAGGGAGAGAAAATATCCCTAGTCCCAGAGTTTCTCTGTGCTTTACCACTTGTTTGGGACCACAGACAACAGCATTTGTGGCCctaccattttacagttcagaTATGGCAGTCCCAATCAGgtccaaagaggaaactgaggttggagTTCAGACTGTCTTCTAAAGAAATAGCTTGGCAAGAGTGGACAGaacagggggcagcgaggtggcacagtagataaaggacctgagttccaatccgacctcagacacttgacacttactagctgtgtgaccctaggcaagtcacttaaccctcactaccctgcaacaaatttaaaaaaaaatttttaaaagagtggacagaacacaggacttggagtcaggaacacctgagttcaaagcctacctctgacacttactggctgtgtgaccctggtcacttcagtgctctcagcctcagtttcatcatctgtaaaatggggatattaacagcacctatctcacagggttgttgtgagaatcaaatgagatgattcataaaaatcactttgcaaacctttaagtattgtgtaattgttagctattattactagtagttaaaaattaaaataggaattcCATGCTAAATCCCTCCAGCCTAGAATTTTGTCTCTGACAGTGTCATCATtcattcaaccagcatttattaagcacctgctgtgtgccaggcactcttaTAGGTTActggagataggaaaaaaaaaaaacagaccctgtccttctgtttattttattctctttggaAGGAACATGTAAGTCAACATAAAACATAGACAAAGGAAATAGTAAGTAATTTCAGTGGCAGGCTAAAGACAGGCCTGGTGGAGGAGGCAGCACTTCAGCCGAGTTCTAGAAGAAGCTAAGGACTCTACAGagtgaagatgaagaggaagtacattccagacatgggaacaGCCTGCACCAAGTCACAGAGGTTTAATATCACCAAGGGAACAGCCTGGGGAGGCCCTGGTTTGTCCACACTTAAAAGGTTAGAGGTTATGGCCCCaaatctctcttttccccttaatAATCCACCCATCTGAaacatatttgtatttccaggcTCTATCACCTCTTGGGTGGAGTGTGCTTTCATCAGTACTTCCACCtcatccttctctccccaccctcacaaaagaaagaaaaagttatgAATGTGATTGCATTTTAAAAGACAACatcccttttttttctcattaactGTCAAATGGAAGAACAAGCAACCGACAAAGAAGGAACGTTGTGTTGATGATAACCACTAGTAATGAACAAGATGTATTGGATtggtgttgtgtgtttttttttttcctgtacctcAGGGAAATCAGAAATAAACAGGAAATCCTGTAACTCTGAAATCTGAATTGCCTGATTCAATGAACACTGGAGCTGATGACATAACATAATTCCCAGGGCCCAGAAACAGGCTTTCAGATTGCTGGTTAAAGCACACCATCCTCTGGCCAAGGGTGAAGGTCTTATTGTTATTGCTTTTCCCACCTCCCCATATCTACATCTTtctccatccttcaaggcctagctcaAAGCCCTCCACATTCATGAAGTGTTCTCCAACTATATTAGCCTACAGTGATCTCTTTTCTGTGAACTCCTATGACATTTAGAGTTTGTAACAAACAACAGAAGTAGCCATGGTTGCCAGGGATGTGGAGAACTGCTCTCAGAGGCAGGAAGAGCCAAGTTCAGATTCTTCTTCTGATATAGCCTGAACAAGTCtagtgaccctgctcaagtcacttgaTCACTGACTGCTCTAGGGCAGAGGGGTCAAAATCCTTCCTTGCAAATGGGCAGTGGCTCCCGAGTTTAagtgaaacagattaaaaatgtcattgggaaatgtttaataaaacaaattaaaaacacaacacagcatagataatgttaatttgtggttttctaagtcaacatgcatcCTGCATCCCTGTCACCACTGTTCTAGACAACTGAGACTATCATTTGCTGAGAAAGCAAACCAAAGATCTTGGTGCAATTTGAATCTTAgtttttagtgcagttttaatgCTCTTAGAAATCAAACCAAAGATCTtagagcagttttttttttctttttttcttttttttctccttagagaagtttttttttcctcatttttttttgtttgttttgtttttgcggggcaatgggggttaagtgacttgccaagggtcacttGTATTCCAAATGGTACagcagctagtaagcgtcaagtgtctaaagccagatttgaactcaggtactcctgaatccagggctggtgctttatccactgcaccacctagcggccccttagAGCAGTTTTAATGCAACTAATATACTGCTCTCTGACACCTTATTAAGAAAACACAGGTTCAGTACCTTTCCATAAGTCATAGTTTAGCACTGAGATGCTGTGTTAATTTGGTGTCCTTCAGGCCTAAATATTATGTCTTTTGCTTCGTTGCATACTGTGGGCTTGAAATTGGCCTCAAGCTCCACAAGcggagcttcccctccccctccgctttAGCTTTGGCCCGGCCTCTGAGCCGGGCTAAACTGGGCAGACGAAAACCCGGAGCCACGGGTGTGGCATGGCACTCCCCATTGGCCTGGTCAGTCGCACAGCGGAAAGGCCCACGAAAACCCTGAGGGACactggggtttgcttcacccagcTCCAGCTGCGGCTCACAGAGACGGAAGGGACAGATATACAGAGCTAGTGAGACAGTGAAGGGGGGCCTCCCGAGGATAGAGAAAGTGAGAGGCAGACGTATGGAGGTTAGGAgaagccagaagattaagagaacaggagaggCTACAGAAGGTTAGAGAAAGCGAGGAAGGGCTAGGATACAGAGACACTAGAgatgccagggggttggcaacagaggtgaggacgctaaggggcttttcaggggggtcgaCAACGTGAaagggacttggagttagaagaaagcagctgagcagtgaaagcgcagggaagctggagtgaaggagaaaaagagtgaaagttggagaaagctggagcataccttaaggcaagaggtggcaacagcccttattatattaaaagcagacaggttgtataatttgcatttcttaacccttatcttttacatttatttttataaataaattctgcttcgattatttaattaagagtcttcttaatcatttgcttatcaatttgagagcactgtggggaaattttataaacagcctatattaaattaatagcagtcaaacATACACAGATTAGACCCTGacgtcagattaggccccccaaattaggcaagatagttaaaatatttttacagtacCACAAAGCCACTTGAACAGAGCCACATCCATAACATGATAAATACTTGCTAATCGACTAACTCCTAGCTACCTCTACTCTCACCCTAACCCTAGGGCTTGGTTATGATC
This window contains:
- the GPR17 gene encoding uracil nucleotide/cysteinyl leukotriene receptor, yielding MKSLVVDPSNQFNASLDAFEQCGKETPLENVLFASFYLLDFILAFVGNTLALWLFIRDQKSGTPANVFLMHLAVADLSFVLVLPTRLVYHFSGNHWPFGEIPCRLTGFLFYLNMYASIYFLTCISVDRFLAIVHPIKSIKLRRPLYAHLTCAFLWAVVAVAMAPLLVSAQTVEVNNTTVCLQLYREKASRNALVSLAVAFTFPFITTVTCYLLIIRSLRSGHRVEKHLKDKAIKMIIMVLMIFLVCFVPYHVNRYIYVLRYDGTRASCEAQRLLALSNRITSCLTSLNGALDPVMYFFVAEKFRDALCNLLCGKRAMTLPPSFEGKTNESSLSAKSEL